From Daucus carota subsp. sativus chromosome 6, DH1 v3.0, whole genome shotgun sequence, the proteins below share one genomic window:
- the LOC108226658 gene encoding protein LURP-one-related 12 has translation MKKGGVTVDNSLIYDKETQLTVHKTCLFFDGDGFTVYDSSGDLVYRVESYAISAREHAEIVLMDPLGRCLLTVRRKRPSLHQRWEGFLGERKSGQKAIFSVRRSSMIGRSSVTVEVYNSTGDEYEIEGSIAQRCCTIFDGAKTPMAEIKRKVDCTSETVLGKEVFSLFLKPGFDAAFAMALVLVLDQINADDRSDDDSGSGSGED, from the exons ATGAAGAAAGGTGGAGTTACGGTGGACAACAGCCTTATTTACGATAAAGAAACTCAGCTTACAGTTCACAAGACTTGTCTTTTCTTCGACGGCGATGGCTTCACCGTCTATGACTCCTCCGGCGACCTCGTCTACCGAGTCGAATCTTACGCTATCAGTGCTCGTGAACACGCCGAGATCGTTCTCATGGACCCCCTTGGCCGCTGCCTCCTCACTGTTCGCCGCAAG AGACCTAGTCTGCATCAAAGATGGGAGGGGTTTCTGGGCGAGAGAAAAAGCGGACAGAAGGCAATCTTCAGTGTCCGAAGATCTTCGATGATCGGACGGTCAAGCGTGACGGTGGAGGTGTACAATTCCACAGGCGATGAGTACGAGATTGAAGGCTCCATCGCACAGCGCTGCTGCACCATATTTGATGGAGCCAAGACACCAATGGCTGAGATTAAACGGAAAGTTGACTGCACCAGTGAAACGGTGCTCGGGAAAGAAGTCTTCTCGCTGTTTCTCAAGCCTGGATTTGATGCTGCCTTTGCTATGGCTCTGGTTCTTGTCCTAGATCAGATCAACGCTGATGATCGTTCAGATGATGATAGCGGCTCTGGCTCAGGTGAAGATTGA
- the LOC108192942 gene encoding uncharacterized protein LOC108192942, whose translation MPQKRFDADALGVVTICLVALFVVFGLFCIVYSFYFRTRIRRQGFTRLRYFSGPWIIRIIFILLAIWWCVGEIIRLNLLRSEGRILNVNLEWQRTICKGYIVSNLGFAEPCFLLTLVFLLYGSLQKTEARTLRHRWNCKTAGYVVLYCCPMFVLQLMVIIVGPKLNKRGSYLHKLPHYFTNIVAPSMRKNGVDIALCTYPLLSTTFLGIFDIVLTTYLVWLGRQILYLVINKVLHKRVYILILSISSFVSFRVILLGLSVLSKPEHVWFELLSFLAFLSLLCCAGLGVCILVYLPIADSLALRNVQDMEARSGDDQHDTVSLITNQSSLEEISAGRTSGTSAKRGSISFRTIDKDQISGTFVELSLFSPGQHSSPPGSP comes from the coding sequence ATGCCCCAGAAGAGATTTGATGCTGATGCACTCGGCGTGGTGACAATTTGTTTAGTTGCACTTTTTGTTGTCTTTGGATTATTTTGCATTGTGTACTCCTTTTATTTTCGCACTCGCATTCGTAGGCAGGGTTTTACTCGACTTAGATATTTTAGCGGGCCTTGGATAATCCGAATCATATTCATCTTGCTTGCAATTTGGTGGTGTGTTGGCGAGATTATACGATTAAACCTCTTGAGAAGTGAAGGTAGAATACTGAATGTTAACTTGGAATGGCAGAGAACTATTTGCAAAGGCTACATAGTTTCAAACCTAGGGTTTGCAGAACCTTGCTTTTTACTCACACTTGTGTTTCTCCTTTATGGATCATTACAGAAGACAGAGGCCAGGACGTTGAGACACAGATGGAATTGCAAAACTGCAGGTTATGTTGTCCTGTATTGTTGCCCCAtgtttgttcttcaactgatggtAATTATAGTCGGACCAAAGTTAAACAAGCGAGGGAGTTATTTGCACAAGTTGCCACATTATTTCACGAACATAGTTGCACCATCTATGAGGAAGAACGGGGTTGATATTGCTCTATGCACTTATCCTTTATTGAGTACAACATTTCTTGGCATATTTGATATTGTCCTAACAACCTATTTGGTCTGGCTTGGAAGGCAGATCTTGTATTTGGTCATCAATAAAGTGTTGCATAAAAGAGTCTACATCCTGATATTATCCATCTCTAGTTTTGTTTCGTTTAGGGTCATCTTGCTTGGTTTATCCGTACTGTCAAAGCCTGAACATGTTTGGTTTGAGCTCCTTTCATTTTTAGCTTTTCTCTCCCTGTTATGTTGTGCTGGTCTGGGGGTTTGCATTCTGGTTTACCTTCCGATTGCCGATTCATTAGCTCTGAGGAATGTGCAAGACATGGAGGCTAGGAGTGGTGATGATCAACATGATACTGTTTCACTGATTACTAACCAAAGCTCTCTCGAGGAAATTAGTGCAGGGAGAACCTCTGGTACCTCAGCTAAGCGTGGTTCCATCTCCTTCCGCACTATTGATAAAGATCAAATCTCAGGAACATTTGTGGAATTGAGCCTCTTCTCTCCTGGCCAGCATTCAAGCCCACCTGGCTCACCTTAA
- the LOC108192943 gene encoding cytochrome c, with amino-acid sequence MASFKEAPAGDAKSGEKIFKTKCAQCHTVEKGAGHKQGPNLNGLFGRQSGTTAGYSYSAANKSMAVTWEENTLYDYLLNPKKYIPGTKMVFPGLKKPQERADLIAYLKQSTK; translated from the exons ATGGCCTCGTTCAAGGAAGCTCCGGCAGGTGATGCGAAGAGCGGCGAGAAAATCTTCAAGACCAAGTGTGCTCAGTGTCACACTGTGGAAAAAGGTGCAGGGCACAAACAAG GACCGAATTTGAATGGCCTTTTCGGAAGGCAGTCTGGGACAACTGCTGGATATTCCTACTCTGCTGCTAACAAGTCTATGGCTGTGACATGGGAAGAGAATACTTTGTATGACTACTTGCTCAATCCTAAGAAG TACATTCCGGGAACCAAGATGGTTTTCCCTGGGTTGAAGAAGCCACAAGAGCGAGCTGATCTCATAGCTTATCTGAAGCAGTCAACTAAATAG
- the LOC108227593 gene encoding uncharacterized protein LOC108227593 isoform X2 produces MDDSLFIHPTQPLPVDRSFQLRPHSNLFKIVPDDKVIALSRTKMNPHFFDIAVGHFSMKHPSINCNELFCVKGIDGNKYNGGPVINFSGEVIGIMSHGSSFLPSNIVSRWWKHYRTYRLRKTLQLTALECVTLMLSYKLMEL; encoded by the exons ATGGATGACAGCTTATTTATTCATCCAACTCAACCACTTCCTGTAGACAGATCATTTCAACTTCGTCCTCATTCTAATTTATTTAAGATTGTTCCTGATGACAAAGTCATAGCCCTTTCACGGACAAAAATGAATCCACACTTCTTTGACATTGCGGTTGGTCATTTCAG CATGAAGCACCCTTCAATCAACTGTAACGAGTTATTTTGCGTCAAGGGCATCGATGGGAAC AAATACAATGGTGGTCCAGTTATCAATTTTTCTGGAGAAGTGATTGGAATTATGTCCCATGGATCGTCTTTCTTACCATCTAACATAGTTTCAAGATGGTGGAAGCATTATAGAACATACAG ATTGAGGAAGACTCTCCAGCTTACTGCTCTGGAATGCGTGACTTTGATGTTATCGTACAAATTAATGGAGTTGTAG
- the LOC108227593 gene encoding uncharacterized protein LOC108227593 isoform X1 — protein MTTLTQDRQILHSNVQAVSKLEAQLSQLASALCEREKNKLPSQPEVNPKFPLNQRPPENVNAIISLRSGNQVDNKVGENINENEKSSPKSNPSFSSTNHDKPECSRIRESMSEPSPGPISQKPNEEVYKPRVPYPQRLIRPKQSAQMEQILEVFKQVKINIPLLDAIQQVPSYAKCLKDLCTHKKTTHVPKKAFLTSQVSSILSNQIPVKYKDPGCPTISCVIGNTFVDKALLDLGASVNLLPFSVYQALGLGDLKTTNMTLQLADRSIKMPKGIIEDVLIKIGDFIFPVDFVVLETQPVSNPKNQIPIILGRPFLATSNALINCRNGSMKLTFGNMTIDLNIFNVGKEPNELYEQPIGVNVVNKFVTWSSFEDSEIESLLNEDFKVNHENNRDYRESLKELTSEELLGELNEICSKWETPPEIVRVDRRPNLESHVGESPTFDSLFHHSHSALGNDDVVSYIVPSDLSYDQNCIISNLLDNKEALSWFRKNISDTCPIGVNDGHMLEKVFVPKNFRTHFDSFSKLPPIFPSGIG, from the coding sequence atgacaaccctaacccaagataggcaaatcttgcattctaacgtgcaagccgtgtctaagttagaggcgcaattgagtcaattagctagcgcattgtgtgagcgagagaagaacaagttgccaagtcaacccgaggtcaatcctaagtttcctctcaatcaaagacctcccgagaatgttaatgccattatttctctaaggtcgggaaaccaagtggataacaaagttggtgagaacaTTAATGAAAATGAGAAATCGAGTCCTAAATCAAATCCTTCTTTTtctagcactaatcatgataagcccgaatgttctCGAATCCGTGAGTccatgagtgaacctagtcctgggcccatttctcaaaagcccaacgaagaagtttacaagccaagggttccttacccacaaaggctcattcgccctaaacaatcggcccaaatggaacaaatcttAGAAgtttttaaacaagtcaagataaacattcctcttttagatgccattcaacaagttccttcttatgctaagtgtctaaaagatttgtgtacccataagaaaACCACTCACgttccaaagaaagcctttttgacctcgcaagttagctcgattctctcaaatcaaattcccgtgaaatataaggaccccggttgtcctacaatttcttgtgtcataggcaatacttttgtggataaggcgttacttgatttaggagcgagtgtgaatcttcttcctttctcggtctaccaagccctaggtttaggggatctcaagaccaccaatatgacccttcaacttgccgatcgttccaTTAAGATGCctaaggggattattgaggatgtattgatcaaaatcggtgattttatctttcccgttgactttgttgttctcgagactcaacccgtctcgaatcctaagaaccaaatccctatcattttaggacgaccttttcttgccacatccaatgccttaatcaattgtaggaatggttcgatGAAGCTCACATTcggaaacatgaccattgatttaaacattttcaacgtaggaaaagaacccaatgaaCTTTACGAGCAACCTATAGGAgtcaatgtggtcaacaagtttgtcacatggtctagctttgaggatagtgagattgagtctcttttgaatgaggatttcaaagtcaaccaCGAGAATAATAGAGACTATCGAGAGTCTTTGAAGGAGTTGACCTCGGAagagttgttaggagaattgaacgaaatttgttcaaaatgggaaactccgcCCGAGATTGTTCGTGTTGACCGTAGGCCCAATTTagagagtcatgtaggtgaatcaccgacatttgactcgttgttccatcattcgcatAGCGCCTTAGGGAATGATGACGTTGTTTCTTACatcgttcctagtgatttatcctatgaccaaaattgcataatctctaatttgcttgataataaagaagcattaagttggtttaggaagAACATTAGTGACACTTGTCCTATAGGGGTAAACGATGGTCATATGCTAGAGAAAGTTtttgtgcctaaaaattttcgcacacattttgactctttctcgaagcttcctcccatctttccttccggaattggttGA